One window of the bacterium genome contains the following:
- a CDS encoding DUF2188 domain-containing protein, producing MSKPPVRTVPHDKGWANRRDGSSRVSKVFSTKAAAQAAGRKTAKREKTEHIIHNKDGRIGSRNSYGRGPYPPKG from the coding sequence ATGAGCAAGCCTCCAGTGCGCACCGTCCCTCACGACAAGGGCTGGGCTAACAGGCGAGACGGATCCTCCCGGGTCAGCAAGGTGTTTTCTACAAAGGCAGCCGCCCAAGCAGCCGGCAGGAAGACCGCCAAGCGGGAAAAGACCGAGCACATAATCCACAATAAAGACGGCCGGATCGGCAGTCGTAACAGCTACGGGAGAGGCCCGTATCCACCGAAGGGGTAG